From a region of the Haematobia irritans isolate KBUSLIRL chromosome 4, ASM5000362v1, whole genome shotgun sequence genome:
- the Blos3 gene encoding biogenesis of lysosome-related organelles complex 1, subunit 3 has protein sequence MGDIVRGEASESEDDSGLKIKENIRAAELPGEASETSSDEDVYDKCVESNENFRNLDSIYSNNLLQRKLIDNNLSIWRSLNTFAKNLVIPSSKQLITTDQLLIKSQIDMQSVLVTLNQTQNNMKNLNAKCNAVFTSNFIPNIHIP, from the exons ATGGGTGATATAGTTCGAGGAGAAGCTTCAGAATCTGAAGACGATTCTGGACTAAAAATTAAAGAG aatattCGAGCCGCAGAACTACCCGGGGAGGCATCGGAGACATCATCGGATGAAG ATGTATATGACAAATGTGTAGAATCTAACGAAAACTTTAGAAATTTGGATAGCATTTACAGCAACAACTTGCTGCAGCGAAAGCTAA TCGATAACAACTTAAGCATTTGGCGTAGCTTAAATACATTCGCTAAGAATCTTGTGATTCCATCATCGAAGCAACTCATAACTACAGATCAACTCCTAATTAAATCTCAAATAGACATGCAATCAGTTTTGGTAACTCTAAACCAGACGCAAAACAATATGAAGAATTTAAATGCGAAATGTAATGCGGTATTTACGTCCAATTTCATTCCTAATATACATATTCCATAg
- the Rad9 gene encoding cell cycle checkpoint control protein Rad9 — translation MKFTLEGGNAKVIAKAIQSLAKFGSDLYMEADDIGLQLRTFNVSKSAMGTFRFKRAFFETYNEGNGNGENFCKVSMKTILPVFKNMKQVERCEIRLLAEVSKLQIKFKCRLEALKNVLISIVDEENVTAAVSIEDTSNVIVGSYKVFNDISSNFNSSEVEITLEAMGNGLTAKNYIEGARVSDKFMRSRKKLSPSDFENYDVHEESAVTFSLKEFRSFLHFAETIGENLTLNFGEAGGPIFLTIKKLDLIECTLVMTTVYTDDVSMYEECRESEVKEPNSNRSTTSTQKRKHNNTNVPSKESAPKKRFSEETTLSSNSTLFNFNTEDNATAPSLEVHRNITQQDIDMDDEQDDILLAAAMAIPPPRESEVYVTFESSESNRNNQDLDSEDTIPQSPQREHVPKLRSIFARCFESTYMPKEPSPNTNFYVPNSDTED, via the exons atgaagTTTACACTAGAAGGAGGAAATGCTAAAG TTATTGCCAAGGCCATACAATCCCTGGCCAAGTTTGGCTCAGATCTATACATGGAAGCCGATGATATTGGGCTACAGTTGAGAACTTTTAATGTATCGAAATCAGCAATGGGCACATTCCGATTTAAGAGAGccttttttgagacatataacgAAGGGAATGGCAAtggtgaaaatttttgtaaagtatCTATGAAAACTATTTTGCCAGTTTTTAAGAACATGAAACAAGTTGAGCGCTGTGAGATACGTCTACTTGCAGAAGTATCCAAATTACAGATAAAGTTCAAATGTCGTTTGGAAGCTTTGAAAAATGTGCTGATTTCCATTGTAGATGAGGAAAATGTAACAGCCGCTGTATCGATTGAGGACACATCCAATGT TATTGTTGGTTCTTATAAAGTTTTCAATGATATATCAAGTAATTTTAATTCATCGGAAGTCGAAATTACATTGGAAGCCATGGGAAATGGATTAACGGCTAAAAATTATATCGAAGGCGCTAGGGTTAGTGACAAATTCATGCGATCCAGAAAGAAATTGAG CCCCTCCGATTTCGAAAACTATGATGTGCATGAAGAATCGGCGGTGACCTTTAGTCTGAAAGAATTTAGATCGTTTTTACACTTTGCTGAAACTATAGGAGAAAACTTGACTTTGAATTTTGGTGAAGCTGGTGGACCCATATTTCTCACAATTAAAAAGCTGGACTTAATTGAATGTACCCTAGTAATGACCACCGTGTACACAGACGATGTTAGCATGTATGAAGAATGCCGAGAATCTGAAGTTAAAGAGCCGAATTCAAACCGTAGTACAACATCTACACAAAAACGAAAACATAATAACACAAACGTGCCTTCCAAAGAATCTGCCccgaaaaaaagattttcagagGAAACCACCCTTAGCAGCAATTcaacattatttaattttaatacagaAGACAATGCAACAGCTCCATCATTGGAAGTGCATAGGAATATAACCCAACAAGATATTGATATGGATGATGAACAAGATGACATATTACTAGCCGCTGCAATGGCGATACCGCCACCAAGAGAAAGCGAAGTTTATGTGACATTTGAAAGTTCCGAATCTAATAGAAACAATCAGGATCTAGATAGTGAAGATACAATACCACAATCACCACAACGCGAACATGTACCAAAATTGCGTTCAATATTCGCAAGATGTTTTGAATCGACTTATATGCCCAAAGAGCCATCGCCTAATACCAACTTTTATGTACCAAATTCAGATACTGAAGACTAA